One genomic segment of Candidatus Bathyarchaeota archaeon includes these proteins:
- a CDS encoding redox-regulated ATPase YchF, producing the protein MQRSYSRLLGVIGKPNTGKSTFFSAATLAAAETANYPFTTIKPNRGVGYVRTKCVHEEFNVQDNPRNSLCLDGARLVPVEIIDVAGIVPGAWEGKGLGNQFLDEIRRADALIHIVDASGGTDCEGKSCKLGEHDPVEDVQFLEREITMWMVTILKKDWDKIARTAEADKKGITHHLEDRLNGLSIKRVYVGEAVRKAGLNMDKPATWTDEDFYRFVDNLRRISKPMLIVANKIDLPSAKDNVERLRKLDYMVVPCSAEAELALRRAAERGLIEYRPGDADFKIVQPEKLSAGQIKGLESIREKIMQTNGSTGVQEAINTAYLKLLDMITVYPVEDAEHLTDHNGRVLPDAYLVPNGTTAHQFAYIIHTELGNSFLYAINARDKRRIGEDTTLKDKDVISIISTQKRT; encoded by the coding sequence ATGCAACGCTCATACTCACGCTTACTTGGCGTCATCGGAAAACCCAACACAGGCAAATCCACATTTTTTAGCGCCGCCACACTTGCCGCAGCAGAAACGGCAAATTACCCCTTCACCACCATCAAACCCAACCGCGGCGTCGGCTACGTCCGAACCAAATGCGTTCATGAAGAATTTAACGTCCAAGATAATCCCCGCAACAGCCTCTGCCTTGACGGAGCCCGATTGGTTCCTGTGGAAATTATTGATGTTGCAGGTATCGTGCCGGGCGCGTGGGAAGGTAAAGGATTGGGGAATCAGTTTTTGGATGAGATTCGCAGGGCGGATGCGTTGATTCATATTGTGGATGCTTCGGGTGGCACGGATTGTGAGGGAAAAAGCTGCAAGCTTGGCGAGCATGACCCCGTAGAGGATGTGCAGTTTTTGGAGCGGGAAATCACCATGTGGATGGTCACGATTCTCAAGAAGGACTGGGACAAAATCGCCCGCACCGCCGAAGCCGACAAGAAGGGCATCACACACCACTTAGAGGACCGATTAAATGGGCTCAGCATCAAACGTGTCTACGTTGGCGAAGCCGTCCGAAAAGCTGGGCTTAACATGGATAAGCCCGCGACTTGGACGGATGAGGATTTTTACCGCTTCGTGGACAACCTGCGCAGAATTTCCAAGCCCATGCTGATTGTTGCTAACAAGATTGATTTGCCCTCGGCTAAGGACAACGTTGAGCGACTTAGAAAGCTGGATTACATGGTTGTTCCCTGCTCTGCTGAGGCAGAACTGGCACTAAGGCGCGCGGCGGAGAGGGGCTTGATTGAGTACCGCCCAGGCGATGCTGATTTTAAAATTGTGCAGCCTGAGAAGCTCTCGGCGGGGCAAATTAAGGGATTAGAGTCAATTCGCGAAAAAATCATGCAGACCAACGGCTCCACGGGCGTGCAAGAAGCCATAAACACCGCGTACCTCAAACTGCTGGACATGATAACTGTGTACCCCGTTGAAGACGCCGAGCACCTAACTGACCACAACGGACGCGTCCTACCCGACGCTTACCTTGTCCCCAACGGCACCACCGCCCACCAATTCGCCTACATCATCCACACCGAACTCGGCAACAGCTTCCTATACGCCATAAACGCACGAGACAAACGCAGAATAGGAGAAGACACCACCCTAAAAGACAAAGACGTAATCAGCATCATAAGCACACAAAAAAGAACATAA
- a CDS encoding winged helix-turn-helix domain-containing protein, producing the protein MSSGEQSSKLDLYVIARIIEALKEKKNLNRTTLATVTGLSYDRLVKYLTWMSGKGFVKLDDEGIVYLTAEGSQAYNELVRWILKYIGQLRFGRLGPRT; encoded by the coding sequence TTGAGTTCGGGAGAGCAGAGTTCCAAGCTTGACCTCTACGTCATCGCCCGAATCATTGAGGCGCTGAAAGAGAAAAAGAACCTCAACAGGACAACATTGGCCACCGTTACGGGGCTGTCGTATGATCGTTTAGTTAAGTATCTCACGTGGATGTCTGGCAAAGGGTTTGTCAAGTTAGATGATGAAGGGATTGTTTATCTAACAGCTGAAGGCAGCCAAGCTTATAATGAGCTTGTTCGTTGGATACTAAAATACATCGGACAATTAAGGTTCGGCAGACTTGGACCAAGAACATAA
- a CDS encoding VTT domain-containing protein: protein MDLSVNTLVPTIQSGWATTIAIGISYAFDTYSLLVVSLAIASYLFYKNYRLQSLLLLGAMGGDALLVVGFKTLVQSPRPTNMVIFDMGYSFPSGHTVGGIVFCGLLAYFAWQHWQTTRPQAVVIALATLIASVVGFDRIYLNVHWFSDVLGGCLLGIFWLTVSILIFTLLTIDGKPPSERFNKISSILFCVGVIVAVSLLILQLFPLHLGSFPGFVNFVVITCKGWMAVYGPIGLFTAMIISSVLSPIPNEVFLAFAGMTMNPLSVAFFGALGSTVGAVICFYIARLGGQPLVKRFVKESTLAPMNQWFNKWGSWAILLGRLIPLVPFDAVSYLSGLTKTKVTKFSVLTFIGAIPRCLLYAYIGELIAAYNLPFLILLVIIVVIILLIWEYRKSVLA from the coding sequence TTGGACCTTTCAGTCAACACTTTGGTGCCCACAATACAGTCAGGTTGGGCAACAACCATAGCCATTGGAATCTCTTATGCCTTTGACACTTACAGTTTACTTGTTGTGAGTTTAGCTATTGCAAGTTACCTCTTCTACAAGAACTATAGGCTTCAAAGTCTCTTACTGCTAGGCGCTATGGGCGGCGATGCCTTACTTGTTGTTGGCTTTAAAACATTGGTTCAATCGCCCCGACCTACAAACATGGTGATTTTTGATATGGGTTATTCTTTTCCAAGTGGTCATACTGTCGGGGGCATTGTCTTCTGCGGTTTACTTGCCTACTTTGCTTGGCAACATTGGCAAACCACTAGACCCCAAGCAGTGGTCATTGCTTTAGCCACCTTAATCGCTTCAGTGGTCGGCTTTGATAGAATTTACTTGAATGTTCATTGGTTTAGTGATGTTTTAGGTGGGTGTTTGCTGGGTATTTTCTGGCTTACCGTTTCTATCCTAATCTTTACGCTTCTAACCATTGATGGAAAACCGCCGTCAGAAAGGTTCAACAAAATATCCAGTATTCTTTTTTGTGTAGGTGTAATCGTTGCGGTAAGTTTGCTAATTTTACAGTTGTTCCCGCTTCATTTAGGGAGTTTTCCAGGGTTTGTAAATTTTGTAGTGATTACGTGTAAGGGTTGGATGGCAGTTTATGGACCCATTGGATTGTTTACCGCGATGATTATTTCTTCTGTGTTGTCGCCGATTCCAAATGAGGTTTTCTTAGCCTTCGCTGGAATGACAATGAATCCGCTTAGTGTTGCCTTCTTTGGAGCTTTAGGTTCAACTGTGGGTGCTGTAATCTGCTTCTACATCGCACGATTGGGCGGGCAACCTTTGGTAAAACGCTTTGTGAAAGAGAGCACTTTAGCACCTATGAACCAATGGTTTAACAAGTGGGGTTCTTGGGCAATCTTGCTTGGAAGACTTATTCCCTTAGTGCCATTTGATGCAGTCTCATATCTATCAGGTTTGACTAAGACTAAAGTTACCAAGTTCTCTGTGCTCACGTTTATCGGTGCGATACCAAGATGCCTGCTCTACGCGTACATCGGAGAATTAATTGCCGCATATAACTTGCCCTTTTTGATACTACTAGTGATTATTGTAGTGATTATACTTCTAATTTGGGAATACAGAAAAAGCGTTCTTGCTTAG
- the mfnA gene encoding tyrosine decarboxylase MfnA — translation MQQKGQNQNRVLDELKILQAQNQTYTDGKILCSMCTKPLPIAKEAYQMFLDSNLGDAGLFPGSAELEKRAVKQLASLLGGKESTAGFIVSGGTEANLMAMLAARSKSHTDTPEIILPKSAHFSFTKICNALKIKPVYAGLDRQFRVDPQAVDKLVSKDTIAVVGTAGTVELGAVDPIDALSEIAQKYGLFLHVDAAFGGLVLPFLENPSRFDFQLSGVQSITVDPHKMGMAPVPAGGILFRNKNDIEALKVETPYLTQKYSYTFTGTRSGASAAAVYATFAMLGRDGYRKIVAQCMENTAFLAEKLVAFDFCLVVEPTLNIVAFRSKNTKQLFENLQRKGWRLSYVPHLDCIRIVVMPHTQKANLSALLLELKQNF, via the coding sequence ATGCAGCAAAAGGGACAAAACCAAAACCGTGTCCTTGACGAATTAAAAATATTGCAAGCCCAAAACCAAACCTACACTGATGGCAAAATCCTATGCTCCATGTGCACCAAACCCTTACCCATAGCCAAAGAAGCCTACCAAATGTTTCTAGACTCAAACCTTGGCGACGCAGGACTTTTTCCTGGAAGCGCAGAACTGGAGAAACGTGCCGTAAAGCAGTTAGCATCTTTGCTTGGCGGCAAAGAAAGCACAGCAGGGTTTATTGTGAGTGGAGGAACCGAAGCAAATCTGATGGCGATGCTTGCGGCACGCTCAAAAAGCCACACAGATACACCAGAAATAATCCTACCCAAATCCGCACACTTCTCATTTACTAAAATCTGCAATGCCCTAAAAATCAAACCAGTCTACGCAGGTTTAGACAGACAATTCCGCGTTGACCCCCAAGCCGTGGATAAACTGGTCAGCAAAGACACTATCGCGGTTGTGGGCACTGCTGGAACTGTTGAGTTGGGCGCAGTTGACCCAATTGATGCACTCTCAGAGATTGCCCAAAAGTATGGGTTGTTTTTGCATGTTGACGCGGCGTTTGGCGGTTTAGTTTTGCCTTTTTTGGAGAATCCATCCCGTTTTGATTTTCAATTGTCTGGTGTACAATCCATCACTGTTGACCCCCACAAGATGGGGATGGCACCTGTCCCAGCCGGTGGAATCCTATTTAGAAACAAAAACGACATAGAGGCACTCAAAGTCGAAACACCCTACCTCACACAAAAATACAGCTACACGTTTACGGGCACACGTAGCGGCGCCTCAGCCGCGGCAGTATATGCAACCTTTGCAATGCTTGGAAGGGACGGTTACAGGAAAATTGTGGCGCAGTGTATGGAGAACACGGCGTTTTTGGCTGAAAAATTAGTGGCATTTGACTTTTGTTTAGTTGTTGAACCTACGTTAAACATTGTCGCGTTCCGAAGCAAAAACACTAAACAGTTGTTTGAGAACCTACAAAGAAAAGGCTGGCGTCTTTCATACGTGCCTCATTTGGACTGCATACGTATTGTTGTTATGCCTCATACACAGAAAGCGAACTTATCTGCTCTTCTACTTGAGTTGAAGCAAAATTTTTAA